Proteins encoded in a region of the Lemur catta isolate mLemCat1 chromosome 14, mLemCat1.pri, whole genome shotgun sequence genome:
- the LOC123649623 gene encoding inositol 1,4,5-trisphosphate receptor-interacting protein, with the protein MAMGLFRVCLVVVTAIVNHPLLFPRENATVPENEEEIIRKMQAHQEKLQLEQLRLEEEVARLAAEKEALARVAEEGKQQNETRAAWDLWSTLCMILFLMIEVWRQDHQDGPSPECLGGDEDELPALGGTPLRGLTLPDKASLSHFYERCIRGGTADAARTREFVEGFVDDLLEALRSLCNRDTDMEVEDFIGVDSMYENWQADRPLVCHLFVPFTPPEPYRFHPELWCSSRSVPLDRQGYGQIKVVRADRDSLGCICGKTKLGEDMLCLLHGKNSLVQPSGEMEDLLCARDSPYLDTMQVMKWFQTALTRAWHRIARKYEFDLAFGQLDSPGSLKIKFRSGKFMPFNLIPVIQCEDSDLYFVSHLPREPSWGTSASSTDWLLSFAVYERHFLRTTLKALPEGACHLSCLQIASFLLSKQSRLTGPSGLSTYHVKTALLHLLLLRKATDWKAGQLSARLQELLCFLEKSLLEKKLHHFFIGNRKVPEAMGLPEALRRAEPLNLFRPFVLQRNLYRKTVDSFYEMLKNAPALISEYSLHVPADHASLPQKAVVL; encoded by the coding sequence ATGGCCATGGGGCTCTTCCGGGTGTGCCTGGTGGTGGTGACCGCCATCGTCAACCACCCGCTGCTGTTCCCGCGGGAGAACGCCACGGTCCCCGAGAACGAGGAGGAGATCATCCGCAAGATGCAGGCGCACCAGGAGAAGCTGCAGCTGGAGCAGCTgcgcctggaggaggaggtggcgcGGCTGGCGGCCGAGAAGGAGGCCCTGGCGCGGGTGGCGGAGGAGGGCAAGCAGCAGAACGAGACCCGCGCGGCCTGGGACCTCTGGAGCACGCTCTGCATGATCCTCTTCCTGATGATCGAGGTGTGGCGGCAGGACCACCAGGACGGGCCCTCACCCGAGTGCCTGGGCGGTGATGAGGACGAGCTGCCTGCGCTGGGGGGCACCCCGCTGAGAGGCCTCACCCTGCCCGACAAGGCCTCCCTCAGCCACTTCTATGAGCGCTGCATCCGGGGGGGCACGGCAGACGCTGCCCGCACCCGGGAATTCGTGGAAGGCTTCGTGGACGACTTGCTGGAAGCCCTGAGGAGCCTCTGCAATCGGGACACAGACATGGAGGTGGAGGACTTCATTGGCGTGGATAGCATGTATGAGAACTGGCAGGCGGACAGGCCGTTGGTGTGTCACCTCTTTGTGCCCTTCACGCCCCCAGAGCCCTACCGCTTCCACCCGGAGCTCTGGTGCTCCAGCCGCTCTGTGCCTCTGGATCGCCAGGGCTACGGCCAGATTAAGGTGGTCCGGGCTGACAGGGATTCCCTGGGCTGTATCTGCGGCAAGACCAAGCTGGGGGAAGACATGCTCTGTCTCCTCCACGGCAAGAACAGCCTGGTGCAGCCCAGTGGCGAGATGGAAGACCTGCTGTGTGCTAGAGATTCCCCGTACCTGGACACGATGCAGGTCATGAAGTGGTTCCAGACGGCCCTCACCAGAGCCTGGCACCGCATTGCCCGCAAGTACGAGTTCGACCTGGCCTTCGGCCAGCTGGACAGCCCAGGGTCCCTCAAGATCAAGTTCCGTTCAGGGAAGTTCATGCCCTTCAACCTGATTCCTGTGATCCAATGTGAGGACTCAGACCTGTACTTTGTCTCCCACCTTCCCAGGGAGCCCTCCTGGGGGACCTCGGCCTCCAGCACTGACTGGCTTCTGTCCTTTGCAGTCTATGAGCGACACTTCCTCCGAACAACCTTAAAGGCGCTGCCCGAGGGTGCCTGCCACCTCAGCTGCTTGCAGATCGCCTCTTTCCTGCTCTCCAAGCAGAGCCGTCTGACCGGCCCCAGCGGGCTCAGCACCTACCATGTAAAGACGGCCCTGCTGCACCTCCTGCTGCTCCGGAAGGCCACCGACTGGAAGGCCGGGCAGCTCAGTGCTCGTCTGCAAGAGCTGCTCTGCTTCCTGGAGAAGAGCCTGCTCGAGAAGAAGCTCCATCACTTCTTCATCGGCAACCGCAAGGTGCCCGAGGCCATGGGACTCCCTGAGGCCTTGCGCAGGGCTGAGCCTCTCAACCTCTTCCGGCCTTTTGTCCTGCAACGAAATCTCTACCGTAAGACAGTGGACTCCTTCTATGAGATGCTCAAGAATGCCCCAGCACTCATCAGCGAGTATTCCCTTCATGTCCCTGCAGATCATGCCAGCCTGCCCCAAAAAGCTGTCGTCTTGTAG